Below is a genomic region from Phycobacter azelaicus.
AGCGTCGCAACCGTGAAATCCAGGAAATCCAACGGGACCTTGCCCGCAGACGTCGACGCAAGCTGAGCCTGCTCCTAGCCCGGCTCGCGTTCTTCGTGATCCTGCCAACGCTGATCACAGGATACTACTTTTACAAGGTCGCAACACCGATGTATGCGGCCAAATCCGAATTTCTGGTACTCAAAGCCGACAGCGCAGGTGGCGGTGGCCTCGGCGGGCTGCTCAGCGGAACGCAATTCGCCACCAGTCAGGATTCGATCGCTGTCCAAAGCTATCTGCAATCCAAAGAAGCCATGCTGCGCCTTGACGACGAGGCCGGTTTCAAATCACATTTCACACAGGACTGGATCGATCCCATCCAGCGCTTGACCACGGATCCCTCCAATGAGGAAGCCTACAAGACCTACCAGCGAAACGTGAAAATCGGCTATGATCCGACCGAGGGCGTGATCCGCATGGAAGTGACTGCAGCCGATCCCGGCGTCTCTGCAGAATTCTCTCGCCGCCTGATCACCTATGCGCAAGAGAAGGTGAACCAGCTGTCAGAGCAGAAACGCTCCGATCAGGTGGGCGAAGCAGAGGCGGCGCTTGCGCTTGCAGAAACCCAGCGCCGCGAAGCGCAGGAACGCCTTGTCCGTCTTCAGCAAAAGGGGGCTGTGCTGGACCCCGAGGGCGTGATCATGTCGTTGCGCTCGCAGATCTCGACATTCGAAGTGCAACTCCAGGAAAAGCAACTGGAACTGGCGGCTCTCATGGACAACACCCGTCCCAACCGCGCCAAGGTTGATGGGGCCGAAGCGGATATCGCCCGGCTTGAAGCGCTGATCCAGCGGCTGAATGATCGCATGACCAACGCCTCTGCAGGCGAAAACTCGCTAGCCAACCTGAGCGTTCAGATTCAAATGGCTCAGGCCGACCTTGCGACCCGCGATCTGATGCTGCAATCGGCCTTGCAGCAAGTGGAAACCACGCGCATGGAAGCCAACCGGCAGGTGCGTTACCTGACCACCGCCGTTGAACCTGTTCCGAGCGAAGAAGCCACTTAACCGCGCAAGTTCGAAAATACGATTTTGGCATTCCTGATCTTTTCCGGTATCTACCTGATGTGTTCGCTCACAGCATCCATTCTCCGGGAACAGGTATCCTCTTAATCTCATGAAACACATCGATATCGCCGGGCTGACCATCGGCAATGACTGTCCCCTGACAGTGATTGCCGGTCCTTGCCAGCTGGAAACCGCCGATCACGCCCGCATGATTGCCGGCAAAATGAAAGAGGCCTGTGCAGCCGCAGGGGCGCAGTATGTCTTCAAGGCATCGTATGACAAGGCCAACCGGACCTCGCTCTCCGGCAAACGCGGCCTTGGGCTTGAGGAAGGGCTGAGGGTTCTCGACGAAATTCGCCGTGAATTCGATGTTCCCGTGCTGACCGATGTCCACACCGAGGAACAGTGCGCCGTGGCCGCCGAAGCTGTGGATATCCTGCAAATCCCCGCGTTCCTGTGCCGACAGACCGACATGCTGCTGGCAGCTGGGCGCACCGGAAAGGCGGTCAATATCAAGAAGGGGCAGTTCCTTGCACCCTGGGATATGGCCAATGTCGTCGCCAAGGTCGAAAGCACCGGCAACGACAAGATACTTCTCACCGAGCGCGGCGCCTCTTTTGGGTATAATGCACTGGTGGCCGATATGCGCTCTTTGCCGATCATGGCGCAAACCGGCTATCCGGTTGTCATGGACGCAACCCACGCCGTGCAACAACCGGGCGGACAGGGTGGATCTTCTGGCGGCAAGCGTGAATTTGCACCCGTTATGGCCCGCGCTGCCGTCTCATTGGGCATCTCCGCCGTTTTCATTGAAACACACGAAGATCCCGATAGCGCGCCCTCGGATGGGCCGAATATGATTTACCTTGATGACATGCCAAAATTGGTTGAAACGCTCATGGCATTCGACCGCTTGGCAAAAGCAAACCCTATTACGATTTAGAACCCGAAAGGGACCTTTCATGACTAAACCCATCTCGCCGGTTACACCAAACACCTGGTCCTTTCTGCGCGATCCGATGATCACACCCACCGGCTTTCGCGAGTATGACGCACGCTGGAAGTACCCCGAGGAAATCAATCTTCCCGGCATGACCGCCCTTGGCCTTGGCCTTGGCACCCAGATGCACAAGCGCGGAATCGCTCCGGTTATTGCCGTGGGTAACGATTACCGTGACTACTCGCTGGCTATCAAACAGGCGCTGATCCTTGGCCTTCTGCAGGCAGGCATCAAGGTCAAGGACATCGGTCCCGCCGTATCGCCTATGGCCTATTTCGCACAGTTCCATCTGGATGTTCCTGCCGTGGCCATGGTCACCGCCAGCCACAACCCCAACGGCTGGACCGGTGTAAAGATGGGCTTTGACCGCCCTCTTACCCATGGCCCCGATGAGATGGCAGAGCTGCGCGACATCGTGCTGAACGGCGAAGGGGTCGCGCGCGAGGGCGGCTCTTACGAGTTCGTCGATGGTGTCAAGGAAGCCTACCTTGACGATCTGGTCGGCGATTTCAAGATGTCCCGCAAGCTCAAGGTGGTTTGCGCCACCGGAAACGGCACCGCCTCGGCCTTTGGTCCCGAACTGTTCGAGAGGATCGGTGTGGAGGTCGTGCCCAGCCACAATGAACTCGACTACACCTTCCCCAACTACAATCCGAACCCCGAAGCCATGGAGATGCTCCATGACATGTCAGACACGGTCAAAGCCACGGGCGCAGATTTCGCGCTTGGGTTTGATGGCGATGGCGACCGCTGTGGGGTGGTGGACGATGAGGGCGAAGAGATCTTTGCCGACAAGGTGGGCGTCATAATGGCCCGCGATCTTTCCAAGCTTTATCCGAATTCGACCTTTGTTGCGGATGTGAAGTCCACAGGCCTTTTTGCCTCCGATCCCGAGCTGCAGAAAAATGGCGTCACGGCGGATTACTGGAAGACTGGCCACAGCCACATGAAACGGCGTGTGAAGGAAATCGGCGCGCTGGCGGGTTTCGAGAAATCCGGCCACTACTTCCTCGCTGAACCGGTCGGGCGCGGCTATGACTGCGGTATGCGTGTGGCGGTGGAGATCTGCAAGCTGATGGATCGCAACCCCGATATGAAGATGTCGGATCTGAGGAAAGCTCTGCCGAAGACCTGGTCGACCCCGACAATGTCCCCTTATTGCGCCGATACCGAGAAATACACCGTTCTGGAGCGACTGGTGGAGAAACTGGTCGCCAAGGCCGAAGCTGGCGACACCGTTGCGGGGCGCCCGATCAAAGAGGTCGTCACGGTCAACGGGGCCCGCGTGATCCTGGACAATGGCTCCTGGGGGCTGGTGCGTGCGTCATCCAACACGCCAAACTTGGTGGTGGTCTGTGAGAGCAGTGAAAGCGAAGAGGAAATGCGTGCGATCTTTGCCGATATCGACGCGGTGATACGCACCGAGCCGCTGGTCGGAGACTATGATCAGACCATTTGATCCCCGCACGGCGATCTGAGGTTTTTCGCCTGGCTTGCGCCAGTCGACCGGCGCGCCCACCTTTGGTGGGCGCGTTTTCTTTTCCCGCGCACCTTTACGTTAGTTCCCCTGCAACAGCCGCAAGAGCTGCTCTTTGGCCTCCTGTTCGATCCGGTCCCTGATCACCTCGTTGAGGTCCGCATCCGGGGCTATTTCGGTCTCCAGCTCTTCGCTCAGCTTTTCTCGCACCCGTTCTTTGGCCTCATCTTCGATCTCCTCAACCTTGGGGCGCAGCGCCCCCTCCAGATCGGGACGGATCCTGGGCGCGCTCCAAGGGCCGGTGATAGCCACAGGGATCGACAACCCAGCCCCACCGTCAGAACCTTGCAGGGTTGGCGTAAAGCGGTAGTCGAGATCCCGCGCCCCGAGACCGACCCGACCGGCACCATCGGCCCTTAACCCTTTGATCGACAACAAAAGATCGGAATTGTTCAGATTGCCATCGGTGATCGCATAGCTTCCGGTCAGGCTCTCAAAAACCGTGCTGCCGCCATTGCCGCGCCCCTCGCGCATCAATCCCTCCAGATCAAAGCCGGTAAAGAAGCCCTTGCCCACCTCAAGCCAGCCCTTGCCGCTGAGCGAGCGCATGATCGCGTCAATCGAATTACCCACCCCCAAATATTCTAGCTCACCCAAAGCCGCACCATGCAGCCGCGTATAGCCCGCAGTCTGACCCAGAGCCTGTTCAAGCTGAATATCGTTGAACGCCAGCTTGCCCCCCACTGACAAACCGCTTCGGTTGTTTGCGACCAGCTGACCCGTCACCTGCCCGCCGAAAAGGGCTGCGGGCTGCGCCTTCAACACTGCACGGGCACGATCAATTGTCAGCGTCAGCTTGCTTTCGCCAAGTCTGTAGCCCGCTGCATCAAGACTTTTGAACGACAGGACCGCAGTCGCATTCAGCTCCGACAGCGCAGAGGCATCGATCGGTTCCTTCGGCCAGCCTTCGTCACTGCCCCCAGCGCCGGAAGCGGAACTGCCCCCCGGGGTGGTCTCCGAGAGCCCCGGGAAAGAAAGGGCACCCGCCGAGAGCTGCGCTGTGACTTCGGGAACATCTTTGAGAACAAGATCCATGGCGCCTTGGATCAGGTTCCCATCCAGATCCAGCGAGAGATCTCGCAGCGCAAGACGCCCATCCGGGGTGTAGGTGGCATCGGCGCCAACCACGGCAGCCTGACCCGCCCCCTTCGGCAGGTTCACACCTGCAGCGCCGAAGGCTGACGCAAAGGCAGCCGTGTCTGATGTCTTGAGGGTAACGCGTCCGCTGCCTGCCCCTTCGATCCCGGCGCGCCCGTCAAAACGCATTACGCCCCCCGGCGCCGTGACCGTTGCGCCCACAGAAGACACCTTTCCCGCCAGAAACTCCGAAAAAGTGCCCACCTCACCCTTGATCTGAACCGGAACCTGCACCGGCCGCAGTGTCGCCTCGATATTCACGGTACCGCTTGGATCAGGCCAGTTGAGCGCCAGATCGATCGCCTTCATTTCGAAGACCTCGCCTCCGTATGGCGCATAGCGCAAAGAGGCCCCTGTCAGGGCGAGCTTTTCAATCTGCACTGGCAATGGTGCGGTCGCGGTCTCTGCCGCGACCTGAGCCGCATCAGAGCGATCTGCCACAGACGCATCCGGTGTCATCACCCAATTGCCGGTCCCATCTGCACGAGTCGCCAGGTTAAGCTGCGGCAACAGCGCCGTGATCTCCGTTATCCTGACTTCTCCGCGCAGCAGATCCGCTGCCGAGACGCCAATGGACATGCGCGCGGCTTCAAGCATCGGCTCAGGACCTGCCCAATCGGCATTGGAGAGCGTAACTCCTTCGGTCCGGACCCCAAGCACCGGCCAGAGAGTGAAGCCCACTTCGCCCTTGAACTCAAGCTTGCGCCCGGTCTGTGCCTCAAGCTGCTGCGCGGCAAGCGAAGCAACCCTTTCCCCCGGCAGCATAAGAACCACGCCAATCAGCAAAGCCGCTGTCAGGATTATTGCCGAAAGAACCCGAATGATCAGCCGCATAGCGCCCTCCCCTGCCTGTTGAGCCAAGGATACAGAGCGGCGGGAAGGGTGCAATAGCCGGGGTGAGTAGCCAAAAAATGACTGGCTCGGCTGAGGCCGCATGACAGTTTCATTTTAGGGCAGCACTGCTCGACGATTACTCGCCCGCGACCAACGCTCCCCAAAGGTCATATTCCCCGGCCTCGTCCACTTCGACCGTGACCAGGTCGCCAACGCTCAACCCTTCGGTGCCCTCGTCGATGAAGAGGTTGCCGTCGATCTCGGGCGCATCGGCCTTGGTGCGGCAGGTGGCGATGCCGTCTTCATCGATGTCGTCTACGATCACCTGGCAGATCTGGCCGACCTTGGCGGCCAGTTTCGCCTCGGAAATGGCTTGGGCCTTTTCCATGAACCGCTCCCAGCGCTCCTGCTTGACCTCTTCCGCCACGTGGTCCGGCAGATCGTTCGACCGCGCTCCGGCGACGTTTTCGTATTTGAAGCAGCCAACCCGGTCGAGTTGCGCCTCATCCATCCACTCCAGCAGGTGCTGGAATTCGGCTTCGGTTTCACCGGGATAGCCGACGATAAAGGTGGAGCGCAGGGTGATATCGGGGCAGGTCTCCCGCCAGGCGCGGATTTCATCCAGCGTCTTGGCAGCCGCCGCCGGGCGCGCCATGCGTTTCAGCACATCCGGGTGGGCGTGCTGAAACGGGATGTCCAGATAGGGCAGCAGCGCGTTGTCCGGATCCGCCATCAGCGGGATCAACTCACGCACATGGGGGTACGGATAGACATAATGCAGCCGCACCCAGAGGTCAGAAGCGGGTGCCAACGCGCCCAAAGCGCGGGACAGATCGGTGATATGACTGCGGATTTCGCCGTCTTTCCAAGGATTCACGTCATACTTTCGATCCAGACCATAGGCCGAGGTGTCCTGGCTGATCACCAATAGCTCGCGCACGCCCGCGTCCACCAGCTTCTCCGCCTCACGCAGCACCGCATGAGCGGGCCGCGAGGCAAGCCGTCCACGCATGTCCGGGATGATGCAGAACTTGCACTTGTGATTGCATCCTTCCGAGATCTTCAGATAGCTGAAGTGGCGCGGTGTCAGGCTGACGCCGGTGGCAGGTAGAAGATCGACAAAGGGATCAGGGCTTGGCGGCACTGCGGCATGCACGGCATCCAGCACCTGTTCGTACTGGTGTGGGCCGGTGACGGCCAGGATGCGCGGGTGGTGCTCGCGAATGTAATCCGGTTCGGCCCCTAGACAGCCGGTGACGATGACCTTGCCGTTTTCCTTGAGCGCTTCGCCGATGGCTTCCAGGCTCTCAGCCTTGGCACTGTCGAGGAAGCCGCAGGTATTGACGATCACCGCGTCTGCGCCTGCGTAATCAGCCGAGATGCCATACCCTTCGGCGCGCAGGCGAGTCAGGATCCGCTCACTGTCCACCAGTGCCTTGGGGCAGCCGAGTGACACCATGCCAAGGGTCGGCTGGCCCTGGCGGGGGGCATCACCGAACTGAGCTTTCGGGGCGAGGTCGGGGCGGAGATCTGGCGGATTGCTGGTCATGGCAGCGCATATAGTACGCGGGCCTGGGTTTGGGAATGGATGATTTGTCGGGCTCCACATGCCAAACGCTGCCCCCTGCTGCGCAGCAGCGCCCGGCCCAAGGCGGCCAGAGGGTCTTCGGCGCAGCCAAGGCGGGCGCGGGCGCAGGAGCACTTTGCCTTTACCCCTCCCTGCGGTCGGGGATCAAAGCGCGAGCTTCGCGTCCAAAAAATCAGTCTTGGGAAACGTCTTCTGAGGCGCGCAGACTGCGCAAGCAATTTGCATTGTTACATTCCACAGGTGCTTCGAGGGCATGCTCGTGCGTCGCCAGCCAGCGCTCGCATTTCTCGACGCAATCGCAGGCTCTGCAACGGTTGACCATATTAGCCCAGTCCTCCGGGGTGATCTCGCCTTCGGCAAAGGCCTTGGCCAGATCCACGTCTACTGTTTTCGCCATGAGCCCCAACAGTCTCAGATGGACGAGCGCATCACCCAGCGGCTGCATGGCAAACCCTCTCGCTTTCTCCGGCGATGTCGCCTAACGCCTCCCCCATCACAAGGATGGCTCGCTCAGATAGCCGAGCAGGTCCCTGTTACGACAATAATCCGGCGTCTCTGCCAGCACACCCGGCTTGCTTGAGGTCTGCAGCAAGCTTTGGCATTTTTCCGGGTGCGCGCAACGCGTGCAACGCAAGACTGCCTCACCGATCTCATCAAAGTTCAGCCGACCCGCGATGGCTTCTTCCTGAAGATCCAATCCCAGCGCCTGCCCCATATCATCAAACAGGGCCGCATGCGTTCTTAGTTTGTCGCCTTGCTGTCGCAAACTATCATCCATCGCGCGTTCTCCCAGATGCGTTTCATGCATAAGGGTAGCAGGACAGGACTCGGCCACCTTGATACAGGTCAAGGCTGCAAAACACGGGTCCCGCGCACAACGTTAAAGGTCTGTCAAATAAGCGCGCACCGCGTCCTGTACCCGCCGGAAGCGGTCCCCGCCCAGTTTCTTGCCACCGTACCAGCGAGTGACGATGATGACATGATTACTGATATCCTCCCGTTCCATCATGCGCAGGATCACCATGCCGGCGCCGCTTTCTCCGTCATCCGCCTTGAGGCCGCCAGTCGGCAGCATGGCCGCCCAGGTGTTGTGCGTTGCCTTTGCGTAGGCACGGTCGGTCTTGAGTTCCCCAAGCACCGCATCCACATCCCCGCGCGATGAAACAGGTGCGCCGCTAACCGCATAGCGGGATCCGCGATCCGTCAGGACCACGCCCAGTTTTCTTATCTGGATCTCCCCCACGATCAGTTCAGCCCGTAGCGTGTGATGGTTTCCTGCACGATGCGCACCCGGTCTGGGTTGGCCGGATGGGTGCCAAGAAACCTGTCCCCGGGATCAGGTAGACGGTCAAAGAATTTCACGCCGACGCTGGGACGGTAACCGGCCTTGTGGGTTATGAGAGTACCCAACCTGTCGGCCTCAAGCTCAAACTCCTTGGAGTAACTGCGCGCGCCGACAATTGCGCCTAGATCCTGCGCGTTAGAAATATCCGCCGCGCTGCCCCCGGCCAGACTGGCAAGCCCCGCCAGAAGCACCGAACCTGCAACCGCGTTCTGTTGCTGGCGCGCCAGATGCCCCTCTATGTGATGAGCCGCCTCATGAGCCATGACAAAGGCAAGCTCATCCTGATTTGCGATCTGCACCAGCATCGCGCGGGTAAAGGTGATCACGGGCTGCCCGTTGCGCGAAAGGCTCTGGTATGCGTTTGGCGGCGCTTGTGGGTCCGGATCAATCCCAATGGCGAAATTGCAGTTCATGCCGCTCGTCTGCGCTCGGCACGTCCGTTCCGCGACAGGCTCAACGCGCGCTTTGACCGTGGCAAAAGCTGCCTGAGCTTGCTGCTCAGACAGTCCGGCAACCGCCGGTCCTTGACCGACCTGGGGCGCATCCAGCGTTGATAGCGGGGGCACCGGAACCGCACAGGCTCCCAGTACGCCGAGGACAAAACTCAAAACTACAAAGCGCATCTTGAAATCCTTGTCTTGGTTACGCAGTCATATGATCCCGGTACCGCAAGGATCAACCGCAGCCCCACATCGATTTCGATGCACGGAGCGTGTTCTACCCGGCGCATCCCCTTTTCTCCAGAGCAGCCACTTGCCAATCGAGGCCCCTGAGTGGCAACATCGCCATATGTTTACTATCGAACACGAATTCGACTCTACCATTGTGACACTGGTTGATGAGGGCGAGGCCCCGCTGCTGGAAGATATTGTCATCAACGCCTTTTCAGAATGCGTCACAGTAGAACAGTTTGACCCGCGAACTGATCGCGTGGAGAAAATTACCCTGTCCTACGGGCAGCTACGTGATCTGGCAGCAGCGCTGGACCTGCCAGAGGGTGTCTATCGGCTCGTCCCGGAAGACTCTTAGCCCTGACAGACCGTGTCTGCGCACCTCGAGCTGTCGCAGCACACTCCAATAAACTCCCGTGCGGCCAAGTACCCCGATAAATATTCGCTAAAGCGCATCACGCTTTGCTACCCGCATCCAAAAGTTACTATACAGTTCACGCGCATCACTTCACAGTGTGACGT
It encodes:
- a CDS encoding YigZ family protein, with translation MGEIQIRKLGVVLTDRGSRYAVSGAPVSSRGDVDAVLGELKTDRAYAKATHNTWAAMLPTGGLKADDGESGAGMVILRMMEREDISNHVIIVTRWYGGKKLGGDRFRRVQDAVRAYLTDL
- the rimO gene encoding 30S ribosomal protein S12 methylthiotransferase RimO, which produces MTSNPPDLRPDLAPKAQFGDAPRQGQPTLGMVSLGCPKALVDSERILTRLRAEGYGISADYAGADAVIVNTCGFLDSAKAESLEAIGEALKENGKVIVTGCLGAEPDYIREHHPRILAVTGPHQYEQVLDAVHAAVPPSPDPFVDLLPATGVSLTPRHFSYLKISEGCNHKCKFCIIPDMRGRLASRPAHAVLREAEKLVDAGVRELLVISQDTSAYGLDRKYDVNPWKDGEIRSHITDLSRALGALAPASDLWVRLHYVYPYPHVRELIPLMADPDNALLPYLDIPFQHAHPDVLKRMARPAAAAKTLDEIRAWRETCPDITLRSTFIVGYPGETEAEFQHLLEWMDEAQLDRVGCFKYENVAGARSNDLPDHVAEEVKQERWERFMEKAQAISEAKLAAKVGQICQVIVDDIDEDGIATCRTKADAPEIDGNLFIDEGTEGLSVGDLVTVEVDEAGEYDLWGALVAGE
- a CDS encoding AsmA family protein, whose product is MRLIIRVLSAIILTAALLIGVVLMLPGERVASLAAQQLEAQTGRKLEFKGEVGFTLWPVLGVRTEGVTLSNADWAGPEPMLEAARMSIGVSAADLLRGEVRITEITALLPQLNLATRADGTGNWVMTPDASVADRSDAAQVAAETATAPLPVQIEKLALTGASLRYAPYGGEVFEMKAIDLALNWPDPSGTVNIEATLRPVQVPVQIKGEVGTFSEFLAGKVSSVGATVTAPGGVMRFDGRAGIEGAGSGRVTLKTSDTAAFASAFGAAGVNLPKGAGQAAVVGADATYTPDGRLALRDLSLDLDGNLIQGAMDLVLKDVPEVTAQLSAGALSFPGLSETTPGGSSASGAGGSDEGWPKEPIDASALSELNATAVLSFKSLDAAGYRLGESKLTLTIDRARAVLKAQPAALFGGQVTGQLVANNRSGLSVGGKLAFNDIQLEQALGQTAGYTRLHGAALGELEYLGVGNSIDAIMRSLSGKGWLEVGKGFFTGFDLEGLMREGRGNGGSTVFESLTGSYAITDGNLNNSDLLLSIKGLRADGAGRVGLGARDLDYRFTPTLQGSDGGAGLSIPVAITGPWSAPRIRPDLEGALRPKVEEIEDEAKERVREKLSEELETEIAPDADLNEVIRDRIEQEAKEQLLRLLQGN
- a CDS encoding phosphomannomutase/phosphoglucomutase yields the protein MTKPISPVTPNTWSFLRDPMITPTGFREYDARWKYPEEINLPGMTALGLGLGTQMHKRGIAPVIAVGNDYRDYSLAIKQALILGLLQAGIKVKDIGPAVSPMAYFAQFHLDVPAVAMVTASHNPNGWTGVKMGFDRPLTHGPDEMAELRDIVLNGEGVAREGGSYEFVDGVKEAYLDDLVGDFKMSRKLKVVCATGNGTASAFGPELFERIGVEVVPSHNELDYTFPNYNPNPEAMEMLHDMSDTVKATGADFALGFDGDGDRCGVVDDEGEEIFADKVGVIMARDLSKLYPNSTFVADVKSTGLFASDPELQKNGVTADYWKTGHSHMKRRVKEIGALAGFEKSGHYFLAEPVGRGYDCGMRVAVEICKLMDRNPDMKMSDLRKALPKTWSTPTMSPYCADTEKYTVLERLVEKLVAKAEAGDTVAGRPIKEVVTVNGARVILDNGSWGLVRASSNTPNLVVVCESSESEEEMRAIFADIDAVIRTEPLVGDYDQTI
- a CDS encoding DUF6455 family protein; this encodes MDDSLRQQGDKLRTHAALFDDMGQALGLDLQEEAIAGRLNFDEIGEAVLRCTRCAHPEKCQSLLQTSSKPGVLAETPDYCRNRDLLGYLSEPSL
- a CDS encoding DUF6455 family protein encodes the protein MQPLGDALVHLRLLGLMAKTVDVDLAKAFAEGEITPEDWANMVNRCRACDCVEKCERWLATHEHALEAPVECNNANCLRSLRASEDVSQD
- the kdsA gene encoding 3-deoxy-8-phosphooctulonate synthase; translated protein: MKHIDIAGLTIGNDCPLTVIAGPCQLETADHARMIAGKMKEACAAAGAQYVFKASYDKANRTSLSGKRGLGLEEGLRVLDEIRREFDVPVLTDVHTEEQCAVAAEAVDILQIPAFLCRQTDMLLAAGRTGKAVNIKKGQFLAPWDMANVVAKVESTGNDKILLTERGASFGYNALVADMRSLPIMAQTGYPVVMDATHAVQQPGGQGGSSGGKREFAPVMARAAVSLGISAVFIETHEDPDSAPSDGPNMIYLDDMPKLVETLMAFDRLAKANPITI
- a CDS encoding M48 family metallopeptidase yields the protein MRFVVLSFVLGVLGACAVPVPPLSTLDAPQVGQGPAVAGLSEQQAQAAFATVKARVEPVAERTCRAQTSGMNCNFAIGIDPDPQAPPNAYQSLSRNGQPVITFTRAMLVQIANQDELAFVMAHEAAHHIEGHLARQQQNAVAGSVLLAGLASLAGGSAADISNAQDLGAIVGARSYSKEFELEADRLGTLITHKAGYRPSVGVKFFDRLPDPGDRFLGTHPANPDRVRIVQETITRYGLN